Proteins found in one Bacillus subtilis subsp. subtilis str. 168 genomic segment:
- the ysmA gene encoding hypothetical protein (Evidence 4: Unknown function but conserved in other organisms), whose protein sequence is MKLPAYIDMPFQEWKTSFSFFNKVSVRFSETDMFGHMNNVTPFIYFEEVRISYFKKLNMMSENKQTMTVVASQQCDYLRQVMPYEELRIYVKTSAVGSSSLTLHYLGENLEGEPCFTGAVVMVQVSKESGKAVSWTDEEKETLLHTR, encoded by the coding sequence ATGAAGCTTCCCGCTTATATTGATATGCCGTTTCAAGAATGGAAAACATCCTTTTCTTTTTTCAATAAGGTATCCGTAAGATTTTCCGAGACAGACATGTTTGGGCATATGAATAATGTAACCCCTTTTATATATTTTGAGGAGGTGCGGATTTCTTATTTTAAAAAGCTGAATATGATGAGTGAAAACAAACAGACCATGACAGTCGTGGCAAGCCAGCAATGCGATTATTTGCGCCAAGTCATGCCTTATGAAGAGTTGCGCATCTATGTGAAAACAAGCGCAGTCGGCAGTTCATCTCTTACCTTGCACTATCTCGGAGAGAACCTCGAAGGCGAACCCTGCTTCACCGGGGCAGTCGTGATGGTTCAAGTCTCAAAGGAAAGCGGCAAGGCTGTCAGCTGGACGGATGAGGAGAAAGAAACGCTTCT
- the sdhB gene encoding succinate dehydrogenase (iron-sulfur protein) (Evidence 1a: Function from experimental evidences in the studied strain; PubMedId: 11803018, 1707123, 22720735, 22389480, 22790590; Product type e: enzyme) — protein sequence MSEQKTIRFIITRQDTADSTPYDEEFEIPYRPNLNVISALMEIRRNPVNVKGEKTTPVTWDMNCLEEVCGACSMVINGKPRQSCTALIDQLEQPIRLKPMKTFPVVRDLQVDRSRMFDSLKKVKAWIPIDGTYDLGPGPRMPEKRRQWAYELSKCMTCGVCLEACPNVNSKSKFMGPAPMSQVRLFNAHPTGAMNKSERLEALMDEGGLADCGNSQNCVQSCPKGIPLTTSIAALNRDTNLQAFRNFFGSDRV from the coding sequence ATGAGTGAACAAAAAACCATACGATTTATTATCACACGTCAAGATACAGCTGACAGCACGCCTTATGATGAAGAATTTGAGATTCCATACCGCCCGAATCTGAACGTCATTTCCGCTCTGATGGAAATCCGCCGGAATCCGGTTAATGTCAAAGGTGAGAAGACAACCCCTGTCACATGGGATATGAACTGTCTTGAGGAAGTATGCGGCGCATGTTCAATGGTTATAAACGGAAAACCCCGCCAGTCTTGTACGGCGCTTATTGACCAGCTTGAACAGCCAATCCGTTTAAAACCAATGAAAACATTCCCAGTCGTTCGTGATTTGCAGGTTGATCGCAGCAGAATGTTTGATTCATTGAAAAAAGTAAAAGCGTGGATACCGATTGACGGTACGTACGATTTAGGACCGGGGCCGAGAATGCCGGAAAAACGTCGTCAATGGGCATATGAATTATCAAAATGCATGACATGCGGCGTCTGCCTCGAAGCTTGCCCGAATGTGAACAGCAAATCGAAGTTCATGGGGCCTGCACCGATGTCGCAAGTCCGCCTGTTTAACGCGCATCCGACAGGCGCCATGAATAAATCTGAACGATTAGAAGCATTAATGGATGAAGGCGGCCTTGCAGATTGCGGCAACTCGCAAAACTGTGTTCAATCCTGTCCGAAGGGGATTCCGCTTACCACTTCGATTGCAGCCTTGAATAGAGATACAAACTTACAAGCGTTCCGCAATTTCTTCGGAAGCGACAGAGTATAA
- the sdhA gene encoding succinate dehydrogenase (flavoprotein subunit) (Evidence 1a: Function from experimental evidences in the studied strain; PubMedId: 11803018, 1707123, 18535631, 22389480, 22790590; Product type e: enzyme): protein MSQSSIIVVGGGLAGLMATIKAAESGMAVKLFSIVPVKRSHSVCAQGGINGAVNTKGEGDSPWEHFDDTVYGGDFLANQPPVKAMCEAAPSIIHLLDRMGVMFNRTPEGLLDFRRFGGTQHHRTAYAGATTGQQLLYALDEQVRRYEVAGLVTKYEGWEFLGAVLDDDRTCRGIVAQNLTNMQIESFRSDAVIMATGGPGIIFGKSTNSMINTGSAASIVYQQGAYYANGEFIQIHPTAIPGDDKLRLMSESARGEGGRVWTYKDGKPWYFLEEKYPAYGNLVPRDIATREIFDVCVNQKLGINGENMVYLDLSHKDPKELDIKLGGIIEIYEKFMGDDPRKLPMKIFPAVHYSMGGLWVDYDQMTNIPGLFAAGECDYSMHGGNRLGANSLLSAIYGGMVAGPNAVKYVNGLESSAEDMSSSLFDAHVKKEEEKWADIMSMDGTENAYVLHKELGEWMTANVTVVRHNDKLLKTDDKIQELMERFKKININDTTKWSNQGAMFTRQFSNMLQLARVITLGAYNRNESRGAHYKPDYPERNDDEWLKTTMAKHVSPYEAPEFEYQDVDVSLITPRKRDYSKKKVAK, encoded by the coding sequence ATGAGTCAATCAAGCATTATCGTAGTCGGCGGGGGTCTTGCCGGCCTCATGGCGACAATTAAAGCAGCGGAATCAGGAATGGCGGTTAAATTGTTTTCCATCGTTCCTGTCAAACGTTCTCATTCAGTTTGTGCGCAAGGCGGCATAAACGGAGCGGTCAATACAAAAGGGGAAGGTGACTCTCCGTGGGAACATTTTGATGACACGGTATACGGGGGAGACTTTCTTGCCAACCAGCCGCCGGTCAAGGCGATGTGTGAAGCGGCGCCTTCGATCATCCACTTATTAGACCGGATGGGCGTCATGTTTAACCGGACGCCTGAAGGCCTGCTTGATTTCCGCCGATTCGGGGGTACACAGCACCACAGAACTGCTTATGCTGGTGCGACGACGGGACAGCAGCTGCTTTACGCACTGGACGAGCAAGTGCGCAGATACGAAGTTGCGGGTCTGGTCACAAAATACGAAGGCTGGGAATTCCTTGGCGCTGTTTTAGATGATGACAGAACCTGCCGCGGAATTGTTGCACAAAACCTGACAAACATGCAAATTGAATCCTTCCGTTCAGACGCTGTCATTATGGCGACGGGCGGACCGGGAATCATCTTTGGAAAATCAACGAACTCCATGATTAATACAGGATCTGCTGCGTCAATCGTTTATCAGCAGGGAGCGTATTATGCAAACGGAGAATTCATTCAAATCCACCCGACAGCCATACCGGGCGATGACAAACTAAGACTGATGAGTGAATCAGCGCGTGGTGAAGGCGGGCGCGTGTGGACATATAAAGACGGCAAACCATGGTATTTCCTGGAGGAAAAATATCCGGCATACGGAAACCTGGTGCCGCGTGATATTGCGACACGCGAAATATTTGATGTGTGTGTGAACCAGAAGCTCGGTATTAACGGTGAAAACATGGTATATCTCGATCTGTCTCATAAAGATCCGAAAGAGCTTGATATTAAGCTTGGCGGCATCATTGAGATTTATGAGAAATTCATGGGAGACGACCCGCGTAAGCTTCCAATGAAAATCTTCCCGGCGGTCCATTATTCTATGGGCGGTTTATGGGTGGATTACGATCAAATGACAAATATCCCTGGACTGTTTGCGGCTGGGGAATGTGATTATTCTATGCACGGCGGCAACCGCTTGGGAGCGAACTCCCTGCTGTCTGCGATTTACGGAGGCATGGTGGCCGGTCCGAATGCGGTGAAATATGTAAACGGCTTAGAATCTTCAGCGGAAGACATGTCTTCATCTTTATTCGACGCTCACGTTAAGAAAGAAGAAGAAAAATGGGCTGATATTATGAGTATGGACGGAACCGAAAATGCCTATGTTCTTCACAAAGAGCTCGGTGAGTGGATGACGGCGAACGTAACGGTTGTCCGCCATAATGACAAGCTTTTGAAAACGGATGACAAAATTCAGGAGTTAATGGAGCGCTTCAAAAAGATCAACATCAATGACACGACAAAATGGAGCAACCAGGGAGCGATGTTCACACGCCAGTTCTCGAACATGCTTCAGCTTGCGAGGGTGATTACCCTTGGCGCATACAACCGTAATGAAAGCCGGGGCGCCCATTATAAACCGGATTATCCTGAACGTAATGATGATGAATGGCTCAAAACAACAATGGCTAAACATGTAAGCCCGTATGAAGCGCCGGAATTTGAGTATCAGGATGTCGATGTATCACTGATAACGCCTCGGAAACGGGATTACTCGAAGAAGAAGGTGGCGAAATAA
- the sdhC gene encoding succinate dehydrogenase (cytochrome b558 subunit) (Evidence 1a: Function from experimental evidences in the studied strain; PubMedId: 11803018, 15849754, 16850406, 1707123, 18535631, 22389480, 22389480; Product type e: enzyme), producing MSGNREFYFRRLHSLLGVIPVGIFLIQHLVVNQFAARGAEAFNSAAHFMDSLPFRYALEIFIIFLPLIYHAVYGVYIAFTAKNNAGQYSYMRNWLFVLQRVTGIITLIFVSWHVWETRIAAQMGAEVNFDMMANILSSPAMLGFYIVGVLSTIFHFSNGLWSFAVTWGITVTPRSQRISTYVTLIIFVALSYVGLKAIFAFV from the coding sequence ATGTCTGGGAACAGAGAGTTTTATTTTCGAAGATTGCATTCCTTGCTTGGCGTCATACCGGTCGGCATCTTTCTTATTCAGCATTTAGTCGTCAACCAGTTTGCCGCAAGGGGCGCTGAAGCATTCAATAGCGCTGCTCATTTTATGGATAGCCTGCCTTTCAGGTATGCCTTGGAAATTTTTATTATCTTCTTACCATTAATTTATCATGCAGTTTATGGTGTGTACATAGCGTTTACTGCGAAAAATAACGCCGGTCAATACAGCTACATGAGAAACTGGCTATTCGTCCTGCAGCGTGTAACCGGTATCATCACCCTCATTTTCGTCAGCTGGCACGTGTGGGAAACCCGCATTGCCGCACAAATGGGTGCTGAGGTCAATTTCGACATGATGGCGAATATTTTGAGCTCTCCGGCTATGCTTGGTTTTTACATTGTCGGTGTTTTATCAACAATTTTCCACTTCTCGAACGGTTTATGGTCTTTCGCTGTTACATGGGGCATCACGGTAACGCCTCGTTCTCAAAGAATTTCGACATACGTTACGCTGATTATTTTTGTTGCACTGTCATACGTAGGCTTAAAAGCGATTTTTGCATTTGTTTAA
- the yslB gene encoding hypothetical protein (Evidence 4: Unknown function but conserved in other organisms): MKSKFEASIDNLKEIEMNAYAYELIREIVLPDMLGQDYSSMMYWAGKHLARKFPLESWEEFPAFFEEAGWGTLTNVSAKKQELEFELEGPIISNRLKHQKEPCFQLEAGFIAEQIQLMNDQIAESYEQVKKRADKVVLTVKWDMKDPV, from the coding sequence ATGAAGTCTAAATTTGAAGCATCTATTGACAACCTAAAAGAAATTGAAATGAACGCTTATGCCTACGAACTAATACGAGAGATCGTTCTCCCAGATATGCTTGGCCAAGATTACTCTTCCATGATGTATTGGGCAGGAAAACATCTCGCCCGTAAGTTTCCTCTTGAATCATGGGAGGAATTTCCGGCCTTCTTTGAAGAAGCGGGCTGGGGAACCCTCACCAACGTAAGCGCTAAAAAACAGGAGCTTGAATTTGAACTTGAAGGGCCGATCATTTCCAACCGGCTTAAGCATCAGAAAGAACCTTGCTTTCAGCTGGAGGCTGGTTTTATCGCTGAACAAATTCAATTGATGAATGATCAGATTGCCGAATCATATGAACAAGTGAAAAAGAGAGCCGATAAAGTGGTTCTGACTGTGAAATGGGATATGAAAGACCCAGTGTAA
- the lysCA gene encoding aspartokinase II alpha subunit (aa 1->408) (Evidence 1a: Function from experimental evidences in the studied strain; PubMedId: 2981221, 2981222, 14597663, 1980002, 8757727, 9851048; Product type e : enzyme): MGLIVQKFGGTSVGSVEKIQNAANRAIAEKQKGHQVVVVVSAMGKSTDELVSLAKAISDQPSKREMDMLLATGEQVTISLLSMALQEKGYDAVSYTGWQAGIRTEAIHGNARITDIDTSVLADQLEKGKIVIVAGFQGMTEDCEITTLGRGGSDTTAVALAAALKADKCDIYTDVPGVFTTDPRYVKSARKLEGISYDEMLELANLGAGVLHPRAVEFAKNYQVPLEVRSSTETEAGTLIEEESSMEQNLIVRGIAFEDQITRVTIYGLTSGLTTLSTIFTTLAKRNINVDIIIQTQAEDKTGISFSVKTEDADQTVAVLEEYKDALEFEKIETESKLAKVSIVGSGMVSNPGVAAEMFAVLAQKNILIKMVSTSEIKVSTVVSENDMVKAVESLHDAFELSKHPSAV; encoded by the coding sequence ATGGGTCTTATTGTACAAAAATTCGGAGGCACTTCCGTCGGCTCAGTCGAAAAAATTCAAAATGCGGCAAACCGCGCAATTGCAGAAAAACAGAAAGGCCATCAAGTCGTTGTCGTCGTTTCAGCAATGGGAAAATCCACTGACGAATTGGTCAGCCTTGCAAAAGCTATTTCTGACCAGCCGAGCAAACGCGAAATGGATATGCTGCTGGCGACAGGCGAGCAGGTCACGATTTCACTCCTTTCAATGGCATTGCAGGAAAAAGGCTATGACGCTGTGTCTTATACTGGCTGGCAGGCGGGAATCCGTACGGAGGCCATTCACGGAAACGCCAGAATTACAGATATCGACACTTCGGTTTTAGCAGACCAGCTTGAAAAAGGAAAAATTGTCATTGTTGCAGGATTCCAAGGCATGACAGAGGATTGTGAAATTACGACATTGGGCCGGGGCGGTTCAGATACAACAGCAGTTGCTTTGGCTGCCGCTTTAAAAGCTGATAAATGTGACATATACACAGACGTGCCAGGCGTGTTTACAACCGATCCGCGCTATGTGAAATCAGCGAGAAAACTTGAGGGCATCTCATACGATGAAATGCTTGAGCTTGCCAATTTAGGCGCCGGTGTTCTTCATCCGAGAGCAGTTGAGTTCGCGAAAAATTACCAAGTGCCGTTAGAAGTGCGTTCAAGTACAGAAACCGAAGCGGGAACATTAATTGAGGAGGAATCATCCATGGAACAGAATTTAATTGTCAGAGGCATTGCATTTGAAGATCAAATCACAAGAGTAACCATTTACGGGCTGACTAGCGGCCTGACAACTTTGTCTACTATTTTTACAACACTTGCCAAAAGAAACATAAACGTGGATATCATTATCCAAACGCAGGCCGAGGACAAGACTGGAATTTCCTTCTCTGTCAAAACAGAAGATGCAGACCAAACCGTTGCGGTGCTTGAAGAGTATAAAGACGCGCTGGAATTTGAGAAAATCGAGACAGAAAGCAAATTGGCTAAAGTATCTATTGTTGGATCCGGCATGGTCTCAAATCCCGGTGTAGCGGCTGAAATGTTTGCTGTACTGGCGCAAAAAAACATTTTAATCAAAATGGTCAGCACATCTGAAATCAAAGTGTCAACAGTCGTAAGCGAAAATGACATGGTGAAAGCAGTCGAGTCGCTTCACGATGCATTTGAGCTTTCAAAACACCCTTCAGCTGTGTAA
- the lysCB gene encoding aspartokinase II beta subunit (aa 246->408) (Evidence 1a: Function from experimental evidences in the studied strain; PubMedId: 1980002, 2981221, 2981222, 8757727, 9851048, 14597663; Product type e : enzyme) yields the protein MEQNLIVRGIAFEDQITRVTIYGLTSGLTTLSTIFTTLAKRNINVDIIIQTQAEDKTGISFSVKTEDADQTVAVLEEYKDALEFEKIETESKLAKVSIVGSGMVSNPGVAAEMFAVLAQKNILIKMVSTSEIKVSTVVSENDMVKAVESLHDAFELSKHPSAV from the coding sequence ATGGAACAGAATTTAATTGTCAGAGGCATTGCATTTGAAGATCAAATCACAAGAGTAACCATTTACGGGCTGACTAGCGGCCTGACAACTTTGTCTACTATTTTTACAACACTTGCCAAAAGAAACATAAACGTGGATATCATTATCCAAACGCAGGCCGAGGACAAGACTGGAATTTCCTTCTCTGTCAAAACAGAAGATGCAGACCAAACCGTTGCGGTGCTTGAAGAGTATAAAGACGCGCTGGAATTTGAGAAAATCGAGACAGAAAGCAAATTGGCTAAAGTATCTATTGTTGGATCCGGCATGGTCTCAAATCCCGGTGTAGCGGCTGAAATGTTTGCTGTACTGGCGCAAAAAAACATTTTAATCAAAATGGTCAGCACATCTGAAATCAAAGTGTCAACAGTCGTAAGCGAAAATGACATGGTGAAAGCAGTCGAGTCGCTTCACGATGCATTTGAGCTTTCAAAACACCCTTCAGCTGTGTAA
- the uvrC gene encoding excinuclease ABC (subunit C) (Evidence 1a: Function from experimental evidences in the studied strain; PubMedId: 8655545, 16267290, 16426634, 25713353; Product type e: enzyme) has protein sequence MNKQLKEKLALLPDQPGCYLMKDRQQTVIYVGKAKVLKNRVRSYFTGSHDAKTQRLVTEIEDFEYIVTSSNLEALILEMNLIKKHDPKYNVMLKDDKTYPFIKLTHERHPRLIVTRNVKKDKGRYFGPYPNVQAARETKKLLDRLYPLRKCSKLPDRVCLYYHLGQCLAPCVKDISEETNRELVESITRFLRGGYNEVKKELEEKMHEAAENLEFERAKELRDQIAHIESTMEKQKMTMNDLVDRDVFAYAYDKGWMCVQVFFIRQGKLIERDVSMFPLYQEADEEFLTFIGQFYSKNNHFLPKEILVPDSIDQSMIEQLLETNVHQPKKGPKKELLMLAHKNAKIALKEKFSLIERDEERSIGAVQKLGEALNIYTPHRIEAFDNSNIQGTNPVSAMIVFIDGKPYKKEYRKYKIKTVTGPDDYGSMREVVRRRYTRVLRENLPLPDLIIIDGGKGQINAARDVIENELGLDIPIAGLAKDEKHRTSNLLIGDPLEVAYLERNSQEFYLLQRIQDEVHRFAISFHRQIRGKSAFQSVLDDIPGIGEKRKKMLLKHFGSVKKMKEASLEDIKKAGVPAAAAQLLYDKLQK, from the coding sequence ATGAACAAACAACTGAAAGAAAAACTCGCCCTCCTTCCTGATCAACCGGGTTGTTATCTCATGAAGGACCGGCAGCAGACTGTGATCTACGTAGGGAAAGCAAAAGTGCTGAAAAACAGAGTGCGCTCCTACTTCACCGGTTCTCACGACGCGAAAACCCAAAGGCTTGTGACGGAAATCGAGGATTTTGAATATATTGTGACGTCCTCCAATCTTGAAGCGCTTATTTTAGAAATGAATCTGATCAAAAAGCATGATCCGAAATACAACGTCATGCTCAAAGACGACAAAACCTATCCTTTCATAAAACTCACCCATGAACGCCACCCAAGGCTGATTGTCACCCGCAATGTCAAAAAAGACAAAGGGCGCTATTTCGGGCCGTATCCGAATGTACAGGCAGCAAGGGAAACAAAAAAACTGCTCGACCGTCTGTATCCTCTCAGAAAATGCTCCAAGCTCCCGGACAGAGTGTGCCTTTACTATCATCTGGGCCAATGCCTTGCTCCGTGTGTAAAGGATATTTCCGAAGAGACGAACAGAGAGCTGGTTGAAAGCATTACACGTTTCTTAAGGGGCGGCTATAATGAGGTCAAAAAAGAGCTTGAAGAGAAAATGCATGAAGCTGCTGAGAATCTTGAGTTTGAACGAGCAAAAGAGCTTCGTGACCAAATTGCCCATATTGAATCAACGATGGAAAAACAAAAAATGACGATGAACGATCTAGTCGACCGTGATGTGTTCGCGTACGCGTACGATAAGGGCTGGATGTGCGTGCAGGTCTTTTTCATCCGCCAAGGAAAGCTCATTGAACGCGATGTCAGCATGTTCCCGCTTTATCAGGAAGCAGATGAAGAGTTCCTCACGTTCATCGGGCAGTTCTATTCAAAAAACAACCACTTCCTTCCGAAGGAGATTTTAGTTCCGGACAGCATAGATCAATCTATGATCGAGCAGCTACTGGAAACAAACGTTCACCAGCCGAAAAAAGGCCCGAAAAAAGAACTGCTCATGCTTGCCCATAAAAATGCGAAAATCGCATTGAAAGAAAAATTCTCTTTAATCGAACGGGACGAGGAGCGTTCAATCGGGGCAGTGCAGAAACTAGGTGAGGCATTAAATATTTATACGCCGCACAGAATTGAAGCGTTTGATAACTCAAATATACAGGGGACAAACCCGGTTTCCGCGATGATTGTGTTTATCGATGGCAAACCATACAAAAAGGAATACCGCAAATATAAAATCAAAACTGTTACAGGGCCGGATGATTACGGTTCTATGAGAGAGGTTGTCAGAAGACGCTATACGAGAGTGCTTCGTGAGAATCTGCCGCTGCCCGATCTGATTATCATTGACGGAGGAAAAGGGCAGATCAACGCAGCAAGGGATGTCATTGAAAATGAACTCGGCTTGGATATCCCGATCGCCGGTTTAGCGAAAGATGAAAAACACAGAACCTCAAATTTACTGATCGGTGATCCGCTGGAGGTGGCGTATCTGGAACGAAACAGCCAGGAATTTTACCTCCTGCAGCGCATTCAGGACGAGGTGCACCGTTTTGCAATCAGTTTTCACAGGCAAATCCGGGGAAAAAGCGCGTTTCAATCCGTTTTGGACGACATCCCGGGTATCGGAGAGAAAAGAAAGAAAATGCTGTTAAAGCATTTCGGTTCCGTTAAAAAAATGAAGGAAGCAAGCCTTGAGGACATCAAAAAAGCCGGTGTTCCCGCAGCGGCGGCTCAGCTCCTTTACGACAAATTGCAAAAATAA
- the trxA gene encoding thioredoxin (Evidence 1a: Function from experimental evidences in the studied strain; PubMedId: 9537387, 12682299, 1459769, 15937154, 17303556, 18455736, 18601268; Product type c: carrier): protein MAIVKATDQSFSAETSEGVVLADFWAPWCGPCKMIAPVLEELDQEMGDKLKIVKIDVDENQETAGKYGVMSIPTLLVLKDGEVVETSVGFKPKEALQELVNKHL from the coding sequence ATGGCTATCGTAAAAGCAACTGATCAATCTTTCTCAGCTGAAACAAGCGAAGGCGTCGTACTGGCAGACTTCTGGGCTCCTTGGTGCGGACCTTGTAAAATGATTGCACCTGTTCTTGAAGAATTGGATCAAGAAATGGGAGACAAACTGAAAATCGTAAAAATCGATGTAGACGAAAACCAAGAAACTGCCGGAAAATACGGCGTTATGAGCATCCCGACTCTTCTTGTGTTAAAAGACGGCGAAGTAGTTGAAACTTCAGTCGGCTTCAAACCAAAAGAAGCGCTTCAAGAGCTTGTAAACAAACATCTTTAA
- the abfB gene encoding exo-alpha-L-arabinofuranosidase (Evidence 1a: Function from experimental evidences in the studied strain; PubMedId: 14973026, 17827291, 18757805; Product type e: enzyme), with translation MSEHQAVIQTDIAKGTINKNIYGHFAEHLGRGIYEGIWVGTDSDIPNINGIRKDVLEALKQLHIPVLRWPGGCFADEYHWANGVGDRKTMLNTHWGGTIESNEFGTHEFMMLCELLECEPYICGNVGSGTVQEMSEWIEYMTFEEGTPMSDWRKQNGREEPWKLKYFGVGNENWGCGGNMHPEYYADLYRRFQTYVRNYSGNDIYKIAGGANVDDFNWTDVLMKKAAGLMDGLSLHYYTIPGDFWKGKGSATEFTEDEWFITMKKAKYIDELIQKHGTIMDRYDPEQRVGLIIDEWGTWFDPEPGTNPGFLYQQNTIRDALVAASHFHIFHQHCRRVQMANIAQTVNVLQAMILTEGERMLLTPTYHVFNMFKVHQDASLLATETMSADYEWNGETLPQISISASKQAEGDINITICNIDHQNKAEAEIELRGLHKAADHSGVILTAEKMNAHNTFDDPHHVKPESFRQYTLSKNKLKVKLPPMSVVLLTLRADS, from the coding sequence ATGTCTGAACATCAAGCAGTGATTCAAACAGATATCGCAAAAGGAACCATTAACAAAAATATATACGGTCATTTTGCTGAGCATTTAGGAAGAGGGATTTATGAGGGGATCTGGGTCGGAACGGACTCAGACATCCCCAATATCAACGGGATACGAAAGGACGTGCTGGAGGCGCTCAAACAGCTGCACATTCCTGTCCTTAGGTGGCCGGGCGGGTGTTTTGCGGACGAATACCATTGGGCAAACGGTGTCGGTGACCGTAAGACAATGCTGAACACTCACTGGGGCGGTACAATTGAATCAAATGAATTCGGAACGCATGAATTTATGATGCTTTGCGAGCTGCTTGAATGCGAGCCATATATTTGCGGCAATGTCGGAAGCGGAACCGTTCAGGAAATGTCGGAGTGGATTGAGTATATGACATTTGAAGAAGGCACGCCGATGTCAGACTGGAGAAAGCAAAATGGAAGAGAAGAGCCTTGGAAGCTGAAATATTTCGGCGTGGGCAATGAAAACTGGGGCTGCGGCGGCAACATGCATCCCGAATACTACGCAGATCTGTACCGGCGTTTTCAGACTTATGTCCGCAATTACAGCGGGAATGACATTTATAAAATTGCAGGCGGCGCAAATGTGGATGATTTTAATTGGACGGACGTGCTTATGAAAAAAGCCGCTGGCCTGATGGACGGGTTGAGTCTTCATTATTACACGATTCCGGGGGATTTCTGGAAGGGCAAAGGATCAGCCACAGAATTCACGGAAGATGAATGGTTTATTACGATGAAAAAAGCCAAATACATCGATGAATTGATTCAAAAACACGGCACGATTATGGACCGGTACGATCCGGAGCAGCGGGTCGGGCTGATTATTGATGAATGGGGCACGTGGTTTGATCCCGAGCCAGGCACGAATCCCGGTTTCTTATATCAGCAAAACACCATTCGTGATGCACTGGTGGCGGCTTCTCATTTCCACATTTTCCATCAGCATTGCCGCCGGGTGCAAATGGCCAACATCGCCCAAACAGTAAATGTTCTTCAAGCGATGATTTTGACTGAGGGAGAGCGGATGCTTTTGACACCGACGTACCATGTATTCAATATGTTTAAGGTGCACCAGGACGCTTCTCTTTTAGCCACAGAGACAATGTCTGCCGACTATGAATGGAACGGTGAAACGCTTCCGCAAATCAGCATTTCAGCGTCGAAACAAGCTGAAGGCGATATCAATATCACAATTTGCAACATCGATCACCAAAACAAAGCAGAGGCGGAAATCGAGCTGAGGGGCCTACACAAGGCAGCGGACCATTCCGGAGTCATTCTTACGGCAGAAAAAATGAATGCGCATAACACGTTTGACGATCCTCATCATGTCAAACCGGAATCCTTCAGACAATACACGCTCAGCAAAAACAAACTGAAAGTAAAACTCCCGCCAATGTCAGTCGTCTTACTTACGCTGCGTGCTGATTCTTAA